CGCCGGCCTGCTCGCCCTCCTCGGCAGCGAGCCGGACATCGAGGTCCTCGGCGAGGCGGGCAGCGGCGAGGAGGCGGTGGCCCTGGCCGCCAGACTCCGCCCCGACGTGGTCCTCATGGACCTCCAGCTCGGCGAGGGCATCGACGGCGTCGAGGCCACCCGCCGCATCACCACCGCCCCCAACCCGCCGCACGTCCTGGTCCTCACCACGTACGACACCGACGCGGACATCACCCGGGCCATCGGCGCGGGCGCCACCGGCTACCTCCTCAAGGCGGAACGCCCGGAGGAGCTCTTCGCCGCCATCCACTCGGCCGCCCAGGGCCGCACCACCCTGTCCGCGCCCGTCGCCAGCCGCGTGATGGCCCACATGCGCGGCACCCGCCCCACACTGACCGACCGCGAGCTGGACATCCTCGGCCAGCTCGCCCGCGGCCTCGGCAACCGCGACATCGCCCGCGCCCTGTTCATCAGCGAAGCCACGGTCAAGACCCACCTGGGCCGCATCTACGACAAACTCGGCGTCGACACCCGCGCGGGCGCGGTCTCGGTGGCGAAGGAACAACGCCTTCTCCCTTCTTGACGCGTCCCTCGCACTGCTCGGCGCCGGGGCGCCTCACAGGCTTCGGGCCGCTGCGCTGGGGCCCCTCCCAGCGGTGGCCGGGGGAGACTCCGTCCGGCGGGACCGGGGCGAAGGTCCGGGGGCCTGCGTCCGTCCGGGGTGGGGACGCCCCGGGACCCGTGACACCATCGGGTACGTGCTCGACATCGGCTACTCCCTCTCCCGGCGCTTCCCGGACCCCCCGCAGACCGACTACCGCTCGGCGGACGTCCACTCCCTTCGCCACGACCTGTTCTGCGGGGACGTCTACCTCGCCGACACCAACGCGGACCGGGAAGTGTCCACGGCCTGGGGATGGGTGCCCGTACTGGACTTCGCCTGGGCGCTGTGCGACATCGTCGAGCAGCTCGACCAGGACCCCCGCGGCAACCGCTCCGCCAACCGCCAG
Above is a genomic segment from Streptomyces sp. NBC_01233 containing:
- a CDS encoding response regulator transcription factor — its product is MTTILLCDDHVVVRAGLLALLGSEPDIEVLGEAGSGEEAVALAARLRPDVVLMDLQLGEGIDGVEATRRITTAPNPPHVLVLTTYDTDADITRAIGAGATGYLLKAERPEELFAAIHSAAQGRTTLSAPVASRVMAHMRGTRPTLTDRELDILGQLARGLGNRDIARALFISEATVKTHLGRIYDKLGVDTRAGAVSVAKEQRLLPS